In the genome of Desulfatirhabdium butyrativorans DSM 18734, one region contains:
- the flgM gene encoding flagellar biosynthesis anti-sigma factor FlgM has protein sequence MMKIVDNTTRQAQNMRMGPRDLKPVQPGSRDPQGIGALDDQGDKVMLSELAARMRGAMQTIHDMPEVREDRIAVLKSSIQNGTYRIDPETVAARIFDEAFFATA, from the coding sequence ATGATGAAGATTGTAGACAATACCACCCGACAAGCTCAAAACATGCGTATGGGGCCAAGAGATCTCAAGCCAGTGCAACCCGGATCGAGAGATCCTCAGGGAATCGGTGCGCTGGACGACCAGGGAGACAAGGTCATGCTCTCCGAATTGGCTGCCAGAATGCGGGGCGCCATGCAGACGATTCATGACATGCCCGAAGTCCGGGAAGATCGCATCGCGGTCCTCAAGTCAAGCATCCAGAATGGGACGTATCGCATCGATCCGGAAACTGTAGCGGCCAGAATATTCGATGAAGCCTTCTTCGCCACAGCGTAA
- a CDS encoding chemotaxis protein CheA, protein METILRFLDQILDDLDTVSFSDTDGWQRIRDGLDAVGDQVPVSLSGLQPLCRAMVRLCTAIGQGGIGNAFAAVSALAAGIHVLKTSWNNEQIESGEVDGALQGLLSVLEGSTEAHADSEELVTSPKTITTLDDAAVQLIQIDMADRSALANWMRDVEAIFHETSFHPGVAKRLSSVLLEATRLVEDHAANWEEGMRRIGTWLEEAVQIEDTGIETPSSVGGQPIPEAVSKSPAGADVIDYMPKNLDTDLIAEFITEGGELIAQAEEALLTLEVDPENMEAVGTVFRAFHTIKGTSAFLELSLLADMGHHAETLLSRVRDREIRYAGGYADLALRSLDMLKSLLHDVQIALQGAPLLKPAGYDELMAILVDPEKAGVSDAGDNDPSPRIGDLLVGQGKVDRRTVEEIAASQKDTPIALALVKKNLATVTDTAQALRTQNKLSGTKQFVESSVRVSTDRLDRLIDMVGELVIAHSMVAQDGVVMHANHYDLLKKVNHASKIVRTLQDLCMSMRMIPLKASFQKMARLVRDVARKVGKNVVFVTEGEDTEIDRNLVDVINDPLVHMVRNAVDHGIETPEVRIRCGKPEQGTVKLSAYHAAGNVVVEIADDGKGLDKAAILKKAIERGMISENAVLSDREIYNLVLEPGFSTAEVVTDVSGRGVGMDVVKKNIESLRGQVEISSDPGKGSVFRMKLPLTLAIIDGMVVRAGRETYVIPTGSIVRSIKPDSSDISTVLKQGSVLKLQEQLIPLFWLKELYRIPGESDPEDALIVVVEDENQQVGFVIDELVGRQQVVIKSLGEAMQQIPGISGGAIMPDGRVGLILDVAGLIKLAVSDRGDTGWKERNTVSVPMN, encoded by the coding sequence ATGGAAACCATTTTGAGATTTTTGGATCAGATCCTCGACGATCTCGATACGGTAAGTTTTTCGGACACGGATGGTTGGCAACGAATCCGAGACGGGCTCGATGCCGTCGGGGATCAGGTGCCGGTCTCTTTGTCCGGGTTGCAGCCTTTGTGTCGAGCCATGGTCCGGCTGTGCACGGCAATTGGTCAGGGAGGCATCGGCAATGCCTTTGCTGCAGTATCGGCTTTGGCAGCAGGGATTCATGTTCTGAAAACTTCCTGGAACAATGAACAGATTGAGAGCGGCGAAGTGGACGGTGCGCTCCAGGGTCTTCTTTCGGTTCTGGAAGGGAGCACTGAGGCCCATGCGGACAGCGAAGAGCTTGTAACCAGCCCCAAAACCATTACCACACTCGATGATGCGGCAGTCCAACTGATTCAAATCGATATGGCGGACAGGAGTGCCCTGGCCAATTGGATGCGGGATGTAGAGGCGATTTTCCATGAGACGAGCTTTCATCCGGGTGTGGCGAAACGGCTGAGCTCTGTTCTGCTGGAAGCCACCCGTCTTGTCGAGGATCACGCTGCGAACTGGGAAGAGGGCATGCGGCGTATCGGCACCTGGCTTGAAGAAGCGGTACAGATCGAAGATACCGGAATCGAAACGCCTTCTTCCGTTGGAGGACAGCCGATCCCGGAGGCGGTTTCGAAATCCCCGGCAGGGGCGGACGTGATCGACTATATGCCCAAAAATCTGGACACGGACCTGATTGCCGAATTCATCACGGAAGGGGGCGAGTTGATCGCCCAGGCGGAAGAGGCCCTGCTGACCCTCGAAGTCGATCCGGAGAACATGGAGGCCGTGGGCACCGTTTTCCGCGCATTTCATACGATCAAGGGTACTTCGGCTTTTCTGGAGCTGAGCCTGCTTGCCGATATGGGGCATCATGCGGAGACCCTGCTCAGCCGGGTCCGAGACAGGGAAATCCGATACGCAGGCGGATACGCCGATCTGGCGCTGCGTTCGCTCGATATGCTCAAGTCCCTCCTGCACGATGTTCAGATTGCATTGCAAGGTGCGCCGCTGCTTAAACCGGCTGGTTACGATGAATTGATGGCGATCCTGGTTGATCCGGAAAAGGCGGGCGTTTCCGATGCGGGAGATAATGACCCCTCTCCGAGAATCGGCGATCTGTTGGTCGGTCAGGGGAAGGTGGATCGCAGGACGGTGGAGGAAATTGCGGCATCGCAGAAAGATACCCCGATTGCCCTGGCTCTGGTCAAGAAGAACCTCGCTACCGTCACGGATACGGCCCAGGCGCTGCGGACACAGAATAAACTGAGCGGCACCAAACAGTTTGTCGAATCCTCTGTCCGGGTCAGCACCGACAGGCTCGACCGGCTGATCGACATGGTCGGCGAATTGGTGATTGCCCATTCCATGGTGGCCCAGGATGGTGTCGTCATGCATGCGAACCACTACGATCTGCTTAAGAAAGTCAACCATGCCAGCAAGATTGTCAGAACACTCCAGGATTTGTGCATGTCCATGCGGATGATTCCGCTCAAGGCCTCTTTCCAGAAAATGGCGCGTCTGGTTCGGGATGTCGCCCGGAAGGTCGGCAAGAACGTGGTTTTTGTGACGGAAGGGGAAGATACGGAAATCGATCGCAATCTGGTCGATGTCATCAACGATCCGCTCGTTCACATGGTTCGAAATGCCGTGGATCACGGCATTGAAACTCCGGAGGTGCGTATCCGGTGCGGAAAACCCGAGCAGGGAACCGTCAAGCTTTCGGCTTACCATGCAGCCGGAAATGTCGTGGTGGAAATCGCAGACGACGGGAAAGGACTCGATAAGGCAGCCATTTTGAAAAAAGCCATCGAGCGGGGCATGATCTCCGAAAATGCCGTACTGAGTGATCGGGAAATCTATAACCTGGTTCTGGAGCCGGGATTCTCGACTGCCGAAGTGGTGACCGATGTTTCCGGCCGGGGTGTCGGGATGGATGTTGTCAAAAAGAACATCGAATCCTTGCGCGGGCAGGTGGAAATCTCATCCGATCCCGGTAAAGGCAGTGTTTTCCGGATGAAATTGCCGCTGACTCTTGCCATCATCGACGGTATGGTGGTCCGTGCGGGCCGCGAGACCTATGTGATTCCGACCGGTTCGATCGTTCGCTCCATCAAGCCCGATTCGTCAGACATATCGACCGTCTTGAAGCAAGGCAGTGTGCTCAAGCTGCAGGAGCAGCTCATCCCCCTGTTCTGGCTGAAGGAACTGTACCGGATTCCGGGAGAATCCGATCCGGAGGATGCGCTGATCGTCGTGGTGGAAGACGAGAACCAGCAGGTAGGCTTTGTCATCGATGAGCTGGTGGGAAGACAACAGGTGGTGATCAAAAGCCTTGGTGAGGCCATGCAGCAGATACCCGGAATATCCGGAGGGGCGATCATGCCCGACGGAAGGGTCGGTCTGATTCTCGATGTGGCAGGGTTGATCAAGCTTGCGGTCAGTGATCGGGGGGATACTGGATGGAAAGAGCGCAATACGGTATCGGTTCCGATGAACTGA
- a CDS encoding flagellar protein FlgN codes for MMSALSDAFLDLMEHFVMQYRLLADLLLQEEKAIITFSIERFNRVREEKQVQIVRIQAIDSKRRVIIRKMAAELGLPPANLTLEKMASKLDQPVADRLRCLSADLKTVLDVVAERNARNNNLIGHSLSLIRSSIDFLTHLMIPAPVYGRNGGVVPSMGSGLRFRSAA; via the coding sequence ATGATGAGCGCACTAAGCGATGCCTTTCTGGATTTGATGGAACATTTCGTGATGCAGTATCGCCTGCTGGCGGATTTGCTCCTTCAAGAAGAAAAGGCCATCATCACGTTTTCGATCGAGCGTTTCAACCGTGTTCGAGAGGAAAAGCAGGTTCAGATCGTACGAATTCAGGCGATCGACTCCAAAAGGCGGGTGATTATTCGGAAGATGGCTGCGGAACTGGGGCTTCCCCCGGCTAACCTGACACTGGAGAAAATGGCTTCCAAACTGGATCAGCCGGTTGCCGATCGTCTGCGGTGTCTCTCTGCGGATTTGAAAACCGTTCTGGATGTCGTTGCCGAACGCAATGCCAGAAACAACAATTTAATCGGACATTCCCTCTCCCTGATTCGTTCCTCCATCGATTTCCTCACCCATTTGATGATTCCTGCGCCGGTATATGGCCGAAACGGAGGAGTCGTTCCATCCATGGGAAGCGGGCTTCGCTTTCGAAGCGCCGCATGA
- a CDS encoding flagellar basal body L-ring protein FlgH codes for MKRLWKMRMRRDSMLLCSIVLSAVVLGGCAETRKKAHLEISSPPAYAVQPVQQQPSEDGSFWTDNAALNSMFADAKARGVGDIVTIKIVESSKASNSASTSTGKNTSLTLGIDKFLGLENGYPKTGSTFNPFSRIEGAMKNSFDGKGDTSRKGDLSAYMTAKVIDKMPNGNLVIAGSREVLINNEKQLIILTGTIRERDIAPDNVIQSTYISDAKIIYTGVGDVDDTQRQGWLARFLNVVSPF; via the coding sequence ATGAAACGATTATGGAAAATGAGGATGCGGCGTGATTCGATGCTGTTGTGTTCGATCGTATTGAGCGCTGTTGTACTTGGCGGATGTGCGGAAACGAGGAAGAAAGCCCATCTGGAGATCTCCTCTCCACCCGCGTATGCCGTGCAACCCGTGCAGCAGCAGCCATCGGAAGACGGATCTTTCTGGACGGACAATGCCGCGCTGAACAGCATGTTTGCAGATGCAAAAGCCAGGGGTGTCGGGGATATCGTTACCATCAAGATCGTGGAATCTTCCAAGGCAAGCAACAGCGCGAGCACCAGCACCGGCAAGAACACGTCCCTGACCCTTGGAATCGACAAATTTCTTGGACTCGAAAATGGCTATCCCAAGACAGGTTCCACCTTCAATCCATTTTCGAGAATTGAAGGGGCGATGAAGAACAGTTTCGACGGAAAAGGGGATACGTCGCGAAAAGGCGACTTGTCGGCATACATGACGGCAAAGGTGATCGACAAGATGCCCAACGGCAATCTGGTCATTGCAGGCTCCAGAGAAGTGCTGATCAACAATGAAAAGCAACTGATCATATTGACGGGGACCATTCGGGAACGGGACATCGCACCGGATAATGTGATCCAGTCGACATACATATCGGATGCCAAAATCATTTACACAGGCGTGGGCGATGTGGATGACACGCAGCGACAGGGATGGCTGGCCCGCTTCCTGAATGTCGTTTCGCCGTTCTGA
- a CDS encoding rod-binding protein: protein MNPIDTLSFRSGPAYSAAVSGNSGTRRAAAASGDDPQRLDDVCKEMESLFLQQLLKEMRNTVPESGFSETGSGRKMFTEMMDEAMSKKMAEKGIGLADVLERQLRMKM from the coding sequence ATGAACCCGATCGATACGCTTTCATTTCGCTCCGGCCCTGCTTATTCCGCCGCCGTTTCCGGGAATTCGGGGACAAGGCGTGCGGCTGCGGCATCCGGTGATGATCCGCAACGGCTTGACGATGTCTGCAAGGAAATGGAATCCCTGTTTCTGCAGCAATTGTTGAAAGAAATGCGCAATACCGTTCCGGAGAGCGGATTTTCAGAAACGGGCAGTGGGAGAAAAATGTTTACCGAGATGATGGACGAGGCCATGTCCAAGAAAATGGCGGAAAAAGGCATCGGACTTGCGGATGTTCTGGAAAGACAGTTGAGAATGAAGATGTGA
- a CDS encoding flagellar basal body P-ring protein FlgI, with amino-acid sequence MNRSDCGSERAGRSPAIGALLMGIMLLAASVVHAARIKDIADIQGVRPNQLVGYGLVVGLNGTGDGNKTIFTVQSLVSMLEKMGVTLNANDIKVKNVAAVMVTAEMPPFARAGTQIDVVVSSIGDAKNLQGGTLIFTPLKAANGKIYAVAQGAISTGGFAASGAGGSVQKNFPTVGRVPSGATIEKEMQAHFNDRDTVRISLRNPDFTTAGRMSDAINAALLEPVAKMSDSATVDIRVPGKYLDNVSGFVTMIENIPVTPDMVSKVVVNERTGTVVIGENVRISTVAIAHGNLSISVKEDAKVSQPMPFSNGQTVVTPDTNVNVKEEKAPIFMMESGATIGDIVRALNALGVSPRDLISIFQALQASGALQAKLEIM; translated from the coding sequence TTGAACAGATCTGATTGCGGATCGGAGAGGGCGGGTAGATCGCCTGCTATCGGCGCATTGCTGATGGGGATCATGCTCCTTGCCGCTTCGGTGGTTCATGCAGCGCGTATCAAAGACATTGCCGACATTCAGGGCGTGAGACCCAATCAACTGGTTGGATACGGACTGGTGGTCGGGCTCAATGGAACCGGAGACGGCAACAAGACCATTTTCACGGTCCAGTCCCTGGTCAGCATGCTTGAAAAGATGGGTGTGACCTTGAACGCCAACGACATCAAGGTCAAGAACGTGGCTGCAGTCATGGTGACTGCCGAAATGCCGCCGTTTGCCCGCGCCGGGACACAGATCGACGTCGTGGTAAGCTCCATTGGAGATGCCAAAAATCTTCAGGGCGGGACATTGATTTTTACACCCCTGAAGGCGGCGAACGGAAAAATCTATGCCGTTGCCCAGGGGGCCATCAGCACGGGTGGATTTGCGGCCTCCGGTGCGGGAGGCAGCGTTCAGAAAAATTTTCCAACCGTAGGCCGTGTGCCGAGCGGTGCGACCATCGAAAAGGAAATGCAGGCGCATTTCAACGATCGGGACACCGTGCGTATCTCGTTGCGAAATCCGGATTTTACGACTGCGGGCCGGATGTCCGATGCCATCAATGCCGCTTTGCTGGAGCCAGTGGCCAAAATGTCCGATTCCGCAACGGTGGATATTCGGGTCCCGGGGAAATATCTTGACAATGTATCCGGTTTTGTCACCATGATCGAGAATATTCCCGTCACGCCGGATATGGTTTCCAAGGTTGTCGTGAACGAGCGAACCGGAACGGTGGTGATCGGAGAAAATGTCCGCATATCCACGGTTGCCATTGCGCACGGCAATCTGAGTATCTCCGTCAAGGAGGATGCAAAGGTGTCTCAGCCGATGCCCTTTTCAAATGGGCAGACGGTGGTCACGCCCGATACGAACGTGAATGTCAAGGAAGAAAAGGCGCCCATTTTCATGATGGAATCCGGCGCCACGATCGGGGACATTGTGCGGGCGCTGAATGCCCTTGGGGTGTCGCCGCGGGATTTGATTTCGATATTTCAGGCGCTGCAGGCTTCGGGTGCCCTTCAGGCAAAACTGGAGATCATGTAG
- the flgA gene encoding flagellar basal body P-ring formation chaperone FlgA: MKWPNHSFRYDFVWMLPVVFLMVCAVGPVLAGDISISAAKNVVVNQSSITLGDIASVVGDDADLVHQIQQIPLGNAPALGFVRNMEKSYIDIRLRQTRIDPNRIALLLPDTIEITRNSFEVPRSEIERIALQYLQPRLPYDRNKTHVAFSGTAEKVLLSDADFTTQVSLPGRSDMLGSVPLMMQFLVKDQVEKKIWVTASVSVESQVVVAKKPINRRQIISEDMLDLVVGDLAKLPSNALKDMDDVVGKRALRLINTNEVLRIDLVEMPPVVKRNDIVTLLAEKGMLRITAKGEVRENGRRGERIRVINLDSNKEIYARVIDANTVRVEF, encoded by the coding sequence ATGAAATGGCCAAATCATTCTTTTCGCTATGATTTCGTTTGGATGCTTCCGGTGGTGTTTCTGATGGTTTGCGCCGTTGGGCCGGTGCTTGCTGGGGACATTTCGATCAGCGCAGCCAAAAATGTTGTCGTCAATCAATCGAGCATCACGCTCGGGGACATTGCCTCCGTTGTCGGAGACGATGCCGATCTGGTTCATCAAATCCAGCAGATTCCGCTCGGAAATGCGCCTGCTCTGGGTTTCGTACGAAACATGGAGAAATCCTATATCGATATCCGGCTCAGGCAGACACGGATCGACCCCAATCGGATCGCCCTGCTCCTTCCGGATACCATCGAGATCACCCGGAACAGTTTCGAGGTACCGAGAAGTGAAATTGAGCGGATCGCCCTGCAATATCTTCAGCCAAGACTCCCCTACGATCGGAACAAGACTCATGTTGCTTTCTCCGGTACGGCGGAAAAAGTGCTGTTGTCGGATGCCGATTTCACCACACAGGTTTCTTTGCCGGGCCGCTCGGATATGCTTGGGTCGGTGCCGCTGATGATGCAGTTTCTGGTGAAAGATCAGGTGGAAAAGAAAATCTGGGTTACAGCATCCGTGTCCGTGGAATCCCAGGTCGTGGTTGCCAAAAAGCCGATCAACAGACGACAGATCATTTCGGAGGATATGCTCGATCTGGTGGTTGGCGATCTGGCCAAGCTTCCGTCGAATGCACTGAAGGATATGGATGACGTTGTCGGAAAACGGGCGCTGCGGCTGATCAATACGAATGAAGTCCTGCGCATCGATCTGGTCGAGATGCCGCCGGTTGTGAAGCGCAACGACATCGTTACCCTCCTGGCGGAAAAGGGGATGCTCCGGATCACGGCCAAAGGAGAAGTCAGGGAAAACGGCCGTCGCGGGGAGCGGATTCGGGTGATCAATCTCGATTCCAACAAGGAGATTTATGCGCGGGTCATCGATGCGAATACGGTCCGGGTCGAGTTCTGA